In a single window of the Campylobacter magnus genome:
- the motB gene encoding flagellar motor protein MotB, which yields MAKKKKCPECPAGEKWAVPYADFLSLLLALFIALWAISESDAAKANEVKEAFIQIFDFPRAESPTKKKDAERSGQSERTAQNNSRMIQDSKQENKNNERYNVALDQAENQIAIDLPTSVRFDKLSSDITTEETKIFLRTVSMIISKLPSSVDVEVRGYADDNADYVENYRLSAARSFTVLNHLIANGSDPGQMQFSAYANNFSGFRSEKDLQIAKIYFRIDRDDIKTQNSVLDLIGAVAPANEPAQDITPNIAPNLAPGAPDVVGNITAN from the coding sequence ATGGCAAAGAAAAAAAAGTGTCCTGAATGTCCCGCCGGCGAAAAATGGGCGGTACCATACGCAGACTTCCTTTCATTGCTACTAGCGCTGTTTATTGCGCTATGGGCTATATCAGAGTCCGATGCTGCAAAGGCAAATGAAGTAAAAGAAGCCTTTATCCAAATTTTTGATTTTCCTAGGGCTGAGAGTCCAACAAAGAAAAAAGATGCTGAGCGCTCAGGTCAAAGCGAACGCACAGCACAAAATAACTCACGCATGATCCAAGACTCAAAACAAGAAAACAAAAACAACGAACGCTACAATGTAGCCCTAGACCAAGCTGAAAATCAAATAGCAATAGACCTGCCAACTTCGGTGCGCTTTGATAAGCTTAGTTCAGATATTACCACAGAAGAGACAAAGATTTTTTTGCGAACTGTGAGCATGATAATCTCAAAGCTACCAAGTAGCGTAGATGTAGAAGTTAGAGGCTATGCTGATGATAATGCTGATTATGTAGAAAACTACCGCCTCTCAGCTGCTCGCAGCTTTACTGTGCTAAACCACCTTATAGCAAACGGCTCAGATCCAGGGCAAATGCAATTTTCAGCCTATGCTAATAATTTTAGCGGTTTTAGAAGTGAAAAAGATTTACAAATCGCAAAAATTTATTTTCGTATAGACAGAGATGATATAAAAACGCAAAACTCAGTGCTAGACCTAATCGGCGCAGTAGCCCCAGCCAATGAGCCAGCCCAGGACATCACGCCAAACATTGCTCCAAATTTAGCCCCAGGAGCACCAGATGTAGTGGGCAATATCACAGCAAATTAG
- the motA gene encoding flagellar motor stator protein MotA, with translation MDMATLLGMILSVTSISIGDILEGGNPLHVIHLSSCMIVIPTAMFSSMTATNKRYVGPAFKELGLVFKGAGVDLNKRIEELVGYSQVARKDGILALEAKAANIDNEFLKTGLSMLVDGQPIDEVKENLELEMEVTEEYYHECAHFWIRTGESCPTFGLVGAVMGLMLALQLLDNPQAMAAGIAGAFTATVTGIMGAYAFFGPWGNKLVNNSKDIIRERALIIEALVGIAEGSNPRNLEAKLFNFLEKSQPRVSQFN, from the coding sequence ATGGATATGGCTACCTTGCTGGGAATGATACTATCAGTTACCAGTATCTCTATCGGCGACATTTTGGAGGGTGGTAACCCACTGCATGTTATTCACCTAAGCTCTTGTATGATCGTGATCCCAACTGCGATGTTTTCGTCTATGACAGCTACAAACAAACGCTATGTTGGCCCAGCTTTTAAAGAGCTTGGCTTAGTTTTTAAAGGTGCTGGCGTGGATCTAAACAAGCGCATTGAAGAGCTTGTTGGCTACTCGCAAGTCGCTAGAAAAGACGGAATTCTAGCCCTAGAAGCAAAGGCAGCTAACATTGATAATGAGTTTTTAAAAACCGGTCTTAGCATGCTAGTTGATGGCCAGCCAATAGATGAGGTAAAAGAAAATCTTGAGCTTGAAATGGAAGTAACTGAGGAGTATTACCACGAGTGTGCGCACTTTTGGATACGAACAGGAGAGAGTTGCCCTACTTTTGGACTAGTTGGAGCCGTTATGGGTCTAATGCTTGCGCTTCAGCTACTTGATAACCCACAGGCGATGGCAGCTGGTATTGCGGGTGCCTTTACAGCGACGGTTACTGGAATTATGGGTGCGTATGCGTTTTTTGGTCCGTGGGGAAATAAGCTAGTTAATAACTCAAAAGACATTATCCGTGAGCGTGCGCTTATCATCGAAGCATTAGTAGGCATCGCAGAGGGCTCAAACCCACGCAACTTAGAGGCGAAATTATTTAATTTTCTAGAGAAATCTCAACCTAGAGTTTCGCAGTTTAACTAA
- a CDS encoding polyribonucleotide nucleotidyltransferase encodes MKVQVDLQNQTQIFEVNKVARQAAGAALLRIGKTVLLATVARDPEPVSEDFLPLTVQYIEKQYAVGRIPGGYIKRETKPGDFETLTSRIIDRSLRPLFPKGYTYPTQITVLVLSADETTDLQTAALNAASAALYLSDIPVNYNVYGVRVGCCDGELKLNPNLEELENSTLDLYLAGHKDELLMIEMRSLPTSDNIGTLSLADSFIDLPQISQNMNEFSESRILEAINLGAKAIEEASAKYEAAFAPYKKADANIALRSEVHNQAVYEHIKNSYASEVAIAINQMAKSERASELNIIANKILASDIARIENWTSEEISNALDKYKRKVVREQIINEGLRADGRRLDEVRPISIETNILPCAHGSCLFTRGQTQALVVATLGGDNDAQLSEMLHKKGAVPERFMFNYNFPGFSVGEASMIKAPGRRELGHGNLAKRALYPSIDLASPYTIRLVSEILESNGSSSMASVCGGSLALRAAGINTVKLVAGVAMGLVFEGEKHAVLTDIMGLEDHDGDMDFKVAGTDEGITALQMDIKLGGIKEEVLKEALEQARLARIHILGLMQNADEQIVLNEDVLPKLELFSVDPSKIVDIIGQAGKTIKEIIEKWGVGIDLDRDKGEVKITGSDKSSVDGAKEHILEITQNSSSKGKPAPKFKADIHSFSIGERFKGVVKNKTAFGAFISLRDGMDGLLHISKIKGELKEGDSINVKIADIKNGKISLELCE; translated from the coding sequence ATGAAAGTTCAAGTAGATTTACAAAACCAAACACAGATTTTTGAGGTTAATAAAGTCGCTCGCCAAGCTGCAGGAGCAGCACTTTTGCGTATAGGAAAAACAGTATTATTAGCTACAGTTGCGCGTGATCCTGAGCCTGTGAGTGAGGATTTTTTGCCCCTTACAGTCCAATACATTGAAAAGCAATATGCAGTAGGCAGAATTCCTGGTGGATATATAAAAAGGGAGACAAAGCCAGGAGATTTTGAAACTCTTACTTCTCGCATTATAGATCGCTCTTTAAGACCACTTTTTCCAAAAGGCTATACTTATCCAACACAAATAACCGTGCTAGTGCTCTCAGCTGATGAGACTACAGACCTTCAAACAGCAGCGCTAAATGCTGCCTCAGCTGCTCTTTATCTAAGCGATATTCCTGTTAATTATAATGTTTATGGTGTGCGTGTGGGCTGCTGTGACGGTGAGCTAAAACTAAATCCTAACCTAGAAGAGCTAGAAAACTCTACACTAGATCTTTATCTAGCAGGACACAAAGACGAGCTACTTATGATAGAAATGCGCTCACTGCCAACAAGTGATAATATAGGGACTCTAAGTCTAGCAGATAGCTTTATAGATTTACCCCAAATCTCTCAAAATATGAACGAGTTTAGCGAATCTAGAATTCTTGAAGCTATAAATTTAGGCGCAAAAGCCATAGAAGAAGCTAGCGCAAAATACGAAGCTGCCTTTGCCCCATATAAAAAAGCAGATGCAAATATCGCACTTCGCAGTGAGGTTCATAATCAGGCAGTCTATGAGCATATAAAAAATTCCTACGCTAGCGAAGTAGCAATAGCTATAAACCAAATGGCAAAAAGCGAAAGAGCTAGCGAGCTTAATATAATCGCAAATAAAATCTTAGCTAGTGATATAGCTAGAATAGAAAACTGGACTAGCGAAGAAATCTCAAACGCCCTTGATAAATACAAACGCAAAGTAGTAAGAGAACAAATCATAAATGAAGGCTTAAGAGCAGATGGCAGAAGACTTGATGAGGTTCGCCCTATTAGCATAGAGACAAATATCTTGCCTTGCGCGCATGGCAGCTGTCTTTTTACTCGTGGGCAAACACAAGCTCTAGTAGTAGCCACTCTTGGTGGGGATAATGATGCGCAGCTAAGCGAAATGCTACACAAAAAAGGTGCAGTGCCTGAGAGATTTATGTTTAATTACAATTTCCCTGGCTTTAGCGTGGGCGAAGCTAGCATGATAAAAGCCCCAGGGCGCCGTGAGCTTGGGCATGGAAATCTAGCAAAAAGAGCTCTTTATCCTAGTATAGATTTAGCTAGTCCTTATACTATTCGCTTAGTTAGCGAGATACTAGAGAGCAATGGTTCTAGCTCTATGGCTAGCGTTTGTGGTGGCTCTTTGGCTCTAAGGGCAGCTGGAATAAACACCGTAAAACTAGTAGCAGGCGTGGCAATGGGACTAGTTTTTGAGGGTGAAAAACACGCCGTGCTAACTGATATCATGGGGCTAGAAGACCACGATGGCGATATGGACTTTAAAGTAGCTGGTACAGATGAGGGTATAACAGCCTTGCAAATGGATATCAAGCTTGGTGGAATAAAAGAAGAGGTGCTAAAAGAAGCGCTAGAACAAGCTAGACTAGCTAGAATTCACATCCTAGGGCTTATGCAAAACGCAGATGAGCAAATAGTGCTAAATGAAGATGTATTGCCAAAGCTAGAGCTTTTTAGCGTTGATCCTAGTAAAATCGTAGACATCATCGGTCAAGCTGGCAAAACCATAAAAGAAATTATAGAAAAATGGGGCGTTGGCATAGACCTTGATAGAGATAAAGGCGAGGTAAAAATCACAGGCTCTGATAAAAGCTCAGTTGATGGCGCAAAAGAGCATATTTTAGAAATCACGCAAAATAGCTCTAGCAAGGGCAAACCAGCACCTAAGTTTAAGGCTGATATACACTCATTTAGCATAGGCGAGCGCTTTAAAGGTGTGGTAAAAAACAAAACCGCCTTTGGAGCATTTATCAGCCTGCGTGATGGTATGGATGGACTTCTTCACATCAGCAAGATAAAAGGCGAGCTAAAAGAAGGCGATAGCATAAATGTAAAAATCGCCGACATCAAAAATGGCAAGATTTCTTTAGAATTATGTGAGTAG
- a CDS encoding phosphoribosyltransferase, translated as MFEDQINAADILFDMLPAEQLKSSNFLLVCLSLEGVAFCNHLASKLDLDYELFFSAGIMAPNNPECEIACVGESEEIVLNDALITCFGITQDFVYGQAKRVYEEKVLKQVYKYRKGNLLSFIKGRNILLVNDGCESGAKLTVAAKSMASLGAASISLACAVMPESLAISSAAFLDFIYCAKKAQKFVNTAFYYKNKLVFSEAEVLKILEESPHYLPLQKVKEQSKEQNKEQIKE; from the coding sequence ATGTTTGAAGATCAAATAAATGCTGCTGATATACTCTTTGATATGCTCCCAGCCGAGCAGTTAAAAAGTAGCAATTTTTTATTAGTTTGTCTTAGCTTAGAAGGCGTTGCTTTTTGTAACCACTTAGCTAGCAAGCTTGATCTTGATTATGAGCTGTTTTTTAGTGCTGGCATAATGGCACCAAATAACCCTGAGTGCGAGATAGCCTGCGTTGGAGAGAGTGAAGAGATAGTGCTAAATGATGCTCTTATAACTTGCTTTGGTATCACACAAGACTTTGTATATGGTCAAGCAAAAAGGGTGTATGAAGAAAAAGTGCTAAAACAAGTTTATAAATACCGCAAAGGCAATTTGCTAAGCTTTATAAAAGGGCGAAATATTCTTTTGGTAAATGATGGCTGCGAGAGTGGCGCAAAGCTAACAGTAGCAGCTAAGAGCATGGCTAGCCTTGGGGCAGCTAGTATTAGCCTTGCTTGTGCGGTGATGCCTGAGAGCTTAGCTATTAGCTCGGCTGCTTTCTTAGACTTTATTTACTGCGCAAAAAAGGCGCAAAAGTTTGTAAACACAGCATTTTATTACAAAAACAAACTAGTTTTTAGTGAAGCTGAGGTGCTAAAAATCCTAGAAGAAAGCCCACACTACCTGCCACTTCAAAAAGTAAAAGAACAAAGCAAAGAACAAAATAAAGAGCAAATCAAGGAGTAA
- a CDS encoding LPS-assembly protein LptD, with translation MKINKSFILFALFLSSLQARVENVEFVAKEVHKEGSIVTATGDVLVYSPSYLISAKRAKYDEKNEIVELFENVSILRNNEEATNSNYAKINLKTNEITTDNAFAMHQNKELWIASEQFCSSDARIDTSKSIVSSCNVDEPDWHIEYKDGYLDKQKKYLHIYNPVFYGNLPFVGNTPLFYLPYFGFSTDKTRRTGFLTPNIAFSKSEGLFFEQPFYIAEYNEWDLELNPQIRTNRGAGLYATFRFADSPYSSGYIRTGFFKDSKKYQDKNSLKYSTHTGVEVEYDRDKLAKYLVNGDYGEGLYVRFKHLNDFDYLNLRENGNSAYDSLVHSKINYFVNTKEHYFGIYADYYINTAKIATKYGNKDTLQELPTLQYHSYLDSFLSKNLTYSLDVKYHNYTRKIGTKAQQFELNLPVGLNFTLPGEWANLSYTHNLYATHISYQKSFELDKNGFMRDKNNEKYARSWSEIALSSDLARAYDVFGGLFHTMNLKLSYIQPGYKYGEIAERLYTFDKDESEENFVEQLDKKYQRQTLNAGIIQYLFNSDNKKILRHSLNTSYYTNKGRFATTDNRLDLYFDYFTAFSKLTYDHEKKRLVSAQNGIATTYNKLYFDIRDSYDVKFDDFNIKSKSHFLQTSAHYTFPKDIRVFGSYAYDYVEKYTKMWQIGISQYRKCWNYGIYFRRNTDPINTSYGPEPKTKNSVMVFFAFYPFGDFNYDFSLKSKDVMY, from the coding sequence GTGAAAATAAATAAATCTTTTATACTTTTTGCGCTGTTTTTATCTAGCTTACAGGCTAGGGTAGAAAATGTAGAGTTTGTGGCAAAAGAAGTCCATAAAGAGGGCTCAATAGTAACAGCCACTGGCGATGTGCTAGTATATAGTCCAAGCTACTTAATAAGCGCAAAAAGAGCCAAATACGACGAAAAAAACGAGATTGTAGAGCTTTTTGAAAATGTAAGTATTTTGCGAAATAATGAAGAAGCTACAAACTCAAATTACGCAAAAATAAATCTAAAAACAAATGAAATCACCACAGATAACGCCTTTGCTATGCATCAAAACAAAGAGCTGTGGATAGCTAGCGAGCAGTTTTGTTCAAGCGATGCTCGCATAGATACAAGCAAATCAATAGTCTCAAGCTGTAATGTGGATGAGCCTGACTGGCATATAGAGTATAAAGATGGATATTTAGATAAGCAAAAAAAATATCTACATATTTATAATCCAGTTTTTTATGGAAATTTACCTTTTGTTGGCAATACGCCTTTGTTTTATTTGCCTTATTTTGGCTTTAGCACCGATAAAACTCGCAGAACTGGCTTTTTAACGCCTAACATTGCGTTTTCAAAAAGCGAAGGATTGTTTTTTGAACAGCCTTTTTATATAGCTGAGTATAACGAGTGGGATTTAGAGCTAAATCCGCAGATTCGCACAAACCGTGGTGCCGGATTATACGCTACATTTCGTTTTGCAGATTCGCCTTATTCTAGCGGATATATTCGCACAGGATTTTTCAAAGATTCTAAAAAATACCAAGACAAAAATAGCCTAAAATACAGCACTCATACAGGCGTTGAGGTAGAATACGATAGGGACAAGCTAGCAAAATACCTAGTTAATGGCGATTATGGCGAGGGGCTTTATGTGCGTTTTAAGCATTTAAATGACTTTGATTATTTAAACTTGCGTGAAAATGGCAACTCAGCCTATGACTCTTTGGTTCACTCAAAAATAAATTATTTTGTAAATACAAAAGAGCATTATTTTGGTATTTATGCAGATTATTACATAAACACAGCTAAAATCGCTACAAAATACGGCAATAAAGACACGCTTCAAGAATTGCCTACTTTACAATACCACAGCTACTTAGATAGCTTTTTAAGTAAAAACCTTACTTACTCACTAGATGTAAAATACCATAACTATACTAGAAAAATAGGTACAAAAGCGCAACAATTTGAGCTAAATCTGCCTGTTGGATTAAATTTTACTTTGCCTGGCGAGTGGGCAAACCTTAGCTACACGCACAATCTTTATGCTACACATATAAGTTATCAAAAAAGCTTTGAGCTAGATAAAAATGGCTTTATGAGAGACAAAAATAATGAAAAATATGCTCGCAGCTGGAGCGAGATAGCACTAAGCAGTGATTTGGCTAGGGCCTATGATGTCTTTGGTGGGCTATTTCATACTATGAACTTAAAGCTTTCTTATATCCAGCCAGGATATAAATATGGAGAAATCGCAGAGCGTTTGTATACTTTTGATAAAGATGAGAGCGAAGAAAACTTTGTAGAGCAGCTTGATAAAAAATATCAAAGACAAACGCTAAATGCTGGCATCATTCAGTATCTTTTTAATAGTGATAATAAAAAAATCCTAAGGCACTCTTTAAATACTAGCTATTACACAAACAAAGGTAGGTTTGCAACTACTGATAATCGCCTTGATTTATATTTTGATTATTTTACTGCTTTTAGCAAGCTTACTTACGACCATGAAAAAAAGAGGCTAGTCTCTGCGCAAAATGGTATAGCTACTACTTATAATAAGCTATATTTTGATATTCGTGATAGCTATGATGTGAAATTTGATGATTTTAATATAAAAAGCAAATCACATTTTCTTCAAACATCAGCGCATTATACCTTTCCAAAAGACATAAGGGTATTTGGATCTTATGCTTATGACTATGTAGAAAAATACACAAAAATGTGGCAAATAGGTATCTCTCAATATCGCAAATGCTGGAATTATGGCATTTATTTTAGACGCAATACAGACCCTATAAACACTTCATATGGTCCTGAGCCAAAGACTAAAAATAGTGTAATGGTATTTTTTGCCTTTTATCCTTTTGGTGATTTTAACTATGACTTTTCGCTTAAATCAAAAGATGTGATGTATTAA
- a CDS encoding RDD family protein, whose translation MESIAERLERENIRLASFNKRLFAYLIDDVIISALFFVIYYDAFKNAASDAQTMIAVINSFIWQLVLLKVLYHTFFVWRYGASLGKIVMKIMVLDGEILDFPSLPKALIRACVRIISEWCFYLGFIWMLGNAAKQSWHDKLSGTIVCENK comes from the coding sequence ATGGAGAGTATCGCTGAACGCTTAGAGCGTGAAAATATCAGGCTCGCAAGCTTTAATAAACGCTTGTTTGCGTATTTGATCGATGATGTGATTATCTCGGCGCTATTTTTTGTGATATATTATGATGCGTTTAAAAACGCTGCTAGCGATGCGCAGACGATGATAGCTGTGATAAACTCGTTTATCTGGCAATTAGTGCTTTTAAAGGTGCTTTATCATACATTTTTTGTGTGGCGATACGGCGCAAGTCTTGGCAAAATCGTGATGAAAATCATGGTGCTAGATGGCGAAATTTTAGACTTTCCAAGCCTGCCAAAGGCACTAATTAGAGCTTGTGTGCGGATTATAAGCGAGTGGTGTTTTTATCTAGGATTTATCTGGATGCTAGGAAATGCTGCTAAGCAAAGCTGGCATGATAAACTAAGTGGGACTATTGTTTGTGAAAATAAATAA
- the purD gene encoding phosphoribosylamine--glycine ligase: MKVLIIGNGGREYAIARRLKNDGCELFVAPGNAGTAKIATNVDIKGFDELATWAKDNEIELCVVGPENALSDGVVDIFKSHGLNIFGPSKAAARLEGSKAFMKEFLARQNIRTARFINTHDKAEADEFIEAIFNSENPSGKIVVKADGLCAGKGVIIASSADEAKRAAADMLSGASFGDAGKRVVIEEFLGGFELSFFAICDGKNFVSLPVAQDHKRLKDNDEGPNTGGMGAYAPSMLANAALITRVENEIVRPTLDGMSREGAPFCGVLFVGLMVVDDTPYVLEFNVRFGDPECEVLMPLIEGNFAKTLLNAAQGKLEDIKLAGKFAVGVVMASHNYPYGASKPAQIFVENEPEGSHICYAGVSDDAGKLVASGGRVLVAVGLGTSIEAAQAKAYELVGKISFEGAQWRKDIAYQALRK, encoded by the coding sequence ATGAAAGTTTTGATAATAGGAAATGGCGGGCGTGAATACGCTATTGCTAGAAGGCTAAAAAATGATGGTTGCGAGCTTTTTGTAGCACCGGGTAATGCAGGCACTGCAAAAATCGCTACAAATGTTGATATAAAGGGCTTTGATGAGCTTGCTACTTGGGCAAAGGATAATGAAATCGAGCTTTGCGTAGTTGGCCCTGAAAATGCTCTAAGTGATGGCGTGGTTGATATTTTCAAAAGTCATGGGCTAAATATCTTTGGCCCTAGCAAGGCAGCAGCTAGATTAGAGGGCTCAAAGGCCTTTATGAAGGAGTTTTTAGCTCGCCAAAATATCCGCACAGCACGCTTTATAAACACGCATGATAAAGCAGAAGCAGATGAGTTTATTGAAGCAATTTTTAATAGTGAAAATCCAAGCGGCAAAATCGTAGTAAAAGCTGATGGGCTCTGTGCTGGAAAAGGCGTGATAATCGCCTCTAGTGCAGATGAGGCAAAAAGGGCAGCTGCTGATATGCTAAGTGGTGCTAGCTTTGGCGATGCTGGCAAAAGAGTGGTGATCGAGGAGTTCTTGGGCGGCTTTGAGCTAAGCTTTTTTGCTATTTGTGATGGCAAAAACTTCGTTAGTCTGCCAGTAGCCCAAGATCATAAAAGACTAAAAGATAACGATGAGGGCCCAAATACTGGCGGCATGGGGGCTTATGCGCCAAGTATGCTAGCAAACGCAGCTCTTATTACTAGAGTAGAAAATGAGATTGTTCGCCCTACGCTTGATGGTATGAGCCGTGAGGGTGCGCCTTTTTGTGGAGTGCTTTTTGTAGGGCTTATGGTAGTTGACGATACGCCTTATGTGCTTGAGTTTAATGTGCGTTTTGGCGATCCTGAGTGCGAGGTGCTAATGCCTTTGATCGAAGGAAATTTTGCAAAAACCTTGCTAAATGCAGCGCAGGGCAAGCTAGAAGATATCAAGCTTGCTGGTAAGTTTGCTGTGGGCGTGGTGATGGCAAGCCATAACTATCCATATGGCGCAAGTAAGCCAGCGCAAATTTTTGTAGAAAACGAACCTGAGGGCTCTCACATCTGCTACGCAGGCGTTAGCGATGATGCTGGCAAGCTAGTAGCAAGTGGGGGGCGAGTTCTAGTGGCTGTGGGACTAGGCACTAGCATAGAAGCAGCGCAGGCTAAGGCCTACGAGCTGGTTGGCAAAATCAGCTTTGAGGGTGCGCAGTGGCGCAAAGATATAGCCTATCAAGCATTAAGAAAATAA
- a CDS encoding acetyltransferase, which yields MAKTKTIYIYGAGGHGLVCADIARAVGYENIIFLDDSPALDSDITSLCYHDELERYDMFVAIGSSTVREKISQKIQNAGFNLISLIHPNALISSSASLSAGVCVMPGAIINAKAKISSGAIINSGALIEHECAIGEYAHICPRVALAGACVVGAHAWVGIGSCTIQGIKIGANAMIGAGSVLVRDIPDNAKAYGNPAKVR from the coding sequence ATGGCAAAAACTAAAACTATATACATTTACGGTGCTGGCGGGCATGGGCTAGTTTGCGCTGATATCGCTAGGGCTGTGGGATACGAAAATATCATCTTTTTAGACGACAGCCCTGCGCTTGATAGCGATATAACCTCTCTTTGCTATCACGATGAGCTTGAGCGTTATGATATGTTTGTAGCAATAGGTTCAAGCACAGTGCGAGAAAAAATCAGCCAAAAAATCCAAAACGCAGGCTTTAATCTAATAAGCCTAATCCATCCAAATGCGCTTATATCAAGCTCTGCTAGCCTCTCAGCTGGCGTGTGCGTGATGCCAGGGGCTATCATAAACGCAAAGGCTAAAATCAGCTCAGGTGCTATCATAAACTCTGGCGCACTTATAGAACACGAATGCGCTATCGGCGAGTATGCTCACATCTGCCCGCGAGTAGCGCTTGCTGGGGCTTGCGTGGTGGGCGCTCATGCGTGGGTTGGTATAGGCAGCTGCACTATTCAGGGCATAAAAATCGGCGCAAATGCTATGATAGGCGCAGGCTCAGTTCTCGTGCGAGATATCCCAGATAATGCCAAAGCCTATGGCAATCCAGCCAAAGTGCGCTAG
- a CDS encoding sugar transferase yields MYKHFFKRILDFIAALLLIILFSPIMLWAAWRIRRELGSPVLFTQARPGLNAKIFKIYKFRTMSDERDENGNLLPDELRLKGFGAKLRASSIDELPQLFNVLKGDMSFIGPRPLLVEYLPLYSPRQASRHSVRPGITGLAQVNGRNDISWAAKLEHDAIYAENLSFLLDIKIALLTIKKVLKKEGVSKAGMATTEKFNGKN; encoded by the coding sequence ATGTATAAGCATTTTTTTAAACGCATTTTAGATTTTATTGCTGCTTTGCTTTTGATTATTTTATTTTCGCCTATTATGCTTTGGGCTGCGTGGCGCATAAGGCGTGAGCTTGGCTCGCCGGTGCTTTTTACCCAAGCACGCCCTGGACTAAATGCTAAGATTTTTAAGATTTATAAGTTTCGCACGATGAGTGATGAGCGTGATGAAAATGGTAATTTGCTCCCTGATGAGCTTCGCCTAAAAGGCTTTGGCGCAAAGCTTAGGGCTTCAAGCATTGATGAGCTGCCACAGCTTTTTAATGTGCTAAAAGGCGATATGAGCTTTATTGGCCCACGCCCTTTGCTTGTAGAGTATTTGCCGCTTTATTCGCCTAGGCAGGCTAGCAGGCACTCTGTGCGCCCTGGTATAACTGGACTTGCGCAAGTAAATGGCAGAAACGACATCAGCTGGGCAGCAAAGCTAGAACACGACGCCATTTATGCTGAGAATTTAAGCTTTTTGCTTGATATTAAAATCGCACTTCTTACCATAAAAAAAGTGCTAAAAAAAGAAGGCGTAAGCAAGGCTGGCATGGCTACTACGGAGAAGTTTAATGGCAAAAACTAA
- a CDS encoding methyl-accepting chemotaxis protein has translation MIVMGLIAIAIAIFITIAVARSIITQLGGEPGDVSRVVQQVARGNLCVKATTKYPDSLLAHTIAMKNKLAEISGNVQAAINSVEDKTAILINNFSKVSSNITEQSKITSTSSEIITSVVAGTNEMMKMTSETGVNSNEATKLSKEGKEASDYVASKMQEIRENVIKQAEQIKLLSNHANEIGGATELISEITDQTNLLALNAAIEAARAGEVGRGFAVVADEIRSLAERTGSATDEIANTIKLIQKEVANAVQIIEASVPRVEEGYELANNVAAMLNNIYTTSSDSSQKANSAVKVAQAGEKSMKELNANVESIVETAKFTKENMDTSLEKIAEMKQEVRALGKVMEFFICDIKA, from the coding sequence ATGATAGTAATGGGGCTAATCGCTATTGCAATTGCGATTTTCATCACTATAGCAGTGGCTAGAAGTATTATCACTCAGCTTGGAGGCGAACCAGGAGATGTTAGCCGTGTGGTTCAACAAGTAGCTCGTGGTAATCTATGCGTAAAAGCTACTACAAAGTATCCAGACAGCCTTTTAGCACACACAATAGCGATGAAAAACAAGCTAGCTGAAATCTCAGGCAATGTCCAAGCAGCTATTAACTCAGTAGAGGATAAAACTGCGATTTTGATAAATAACTTTAGCAAAGTAAGCAGCAACATCACAGAACAAAGCAAAATCACAAGCACTAGCTCAGAAATCATCACTAGCGTCGTAGCTGGTACTAATGAGATGATGAAAATGACTAGTGAGACAGGCGTGAACTCAAACGAAGCCACCAAGCTAAGCAAAGAGGGTAAAGAAGCTAGTGATTATGTAGCAAGCAAAATGCAGGAAATCCGTGAAAATGTAATAAAACAAGCCGAGCAGATCAAGCTGCTTAGCAATCACGCAAATGAAATCGGCGGCGCTACTGAGCTTATTAGCGAGATAACTGATCAAACAAACCTGCTTGCGCTAAATGCAGCTATTGAGGCAGCTAGAGCTGGTGAGGTTGGTCGTGGATTTGCTGTTGTGGCTGATGAGATCCGCTCGCTTGCAGAGCGCACAGGCAGTGCTACTGATGAGATAGCAAATACTATCAAGCTTATCCAAAAAGAAGTAGCTAACGCAGTCCAAATCATCGAAGCTAGCGTGCCAAGAGTAGAAGAGGGTTACGAGCTAGCAAATAATGTGGCTGCAATGCTAAATAATATTTACACCACAAGCTCTGACTCATCTCAAAAAGCAAATAGTGCTGTAAAAGTAGCCCAGGCTGGCGAAAAATCGATGAAAGAGCTAAACGCAAATGTAGAAAGCATAGTTGAGACTGCAAAATTTACAAAAGAAAATATGGATACAAGCTTGGAGAAAATCGCAGAAATGAAACAAGAAGTAAGAGCTCTTGGCAAGGTTATGGAGTTCTTTATTTGCGATATTAAAGCCTAG